A stretch of Pelecanus crispus isolate bPelCri1 chromosome 3, bPelCri1.pri, whole genome shotgun sequence DNA encodes these proteins:
- the PTP4A1 gene encoding protein tyrosine phosphatase type IVA 1 isoform X3 — protein sequence MARMNRPAPVEELKKYGVTTVVRVCEATYDTAPVEKEGIQVLDWPFDDGAPPSNQIVDDWLNLLKVKFREEPGCCIAVHCVAGLGRAPVLVALALIECGMKYEDAVQFIRQKRRGAFNSKQLLYLEKYRPKMRLRFKDSNGHRNNCCIQ from the exons ATGGCCCGAATGAACCGCCCAGCTCCTGTGG AGGAACTTAAGAAATATGGCGTTACCACAGTGGTAAGAGTGTGTGAAGCTACTTATGACACTGCTCCGGTGGAAAAAGAAGGCATTCAGGTTTTG GATTGGCCCTTTGATGACGGTGCTCCACCATCCAACCAGATTGTTGATGATTGGCTAAACCTCCTTAAAGTTAAATTCCGTGAAGAACCTGGTTGTTGTATTGCTGTACATTGTGTTGCTGGTCTTGGAAG AGCTCCAGTCTTAGTTGCTCTTGCACTGATAGAATGTGGAATGAAGTATGAAGATGCAGTGCAGTTTATAAGACA GAAGCGGCGTGGAGCTTTTAACAGCAAGCAACTTCTGTACTTGGAGAAATACCGCCCCAAGATGCGTCTGCGTTTTAAAGACTCCAATGGTCACCGAAATAATTGTTGTATTCAGTAA
- the PTP4A1 gene encoding protein tyrosine phosphatase type IVA 1 isoform X5: MARMNRPAPVEITYKNMRFLITHNPTNATLNKFIEDWPFDDGAPPSNQIVDDWLNLLKVKFREEPGCCIAVHCVAGLGRAPVLVALALIECGMKYEDAVQFIRQKRRGAFNSKQLLYLEKYRPKMRLRFKDSNGHRNNCCIQ; the protein is encoded by the exons ATGGCCCGAATGAACCGCCCAGCTCCTGTGGAAATCACCTACAAGAACATGAGATTCCTAATCACACACAACCCAACCAACGCAACCTTAAACAAATTTATAGAG GATTGGCCCTTTGATGACGGTGCTCCACCATCCAACCAGATTGTTGATGATTGGCTAAACCTCCTTAAAGTTAAATTCCGTGAAGAACCTGGTTGTTGTATTGCTGTACATTGTGTTGCTGGTCTTGGAAG AGCTCCAGTCTTAGTTGCTCTTGCACTGATAGAATGTGGAATGAAGTATGAAGATGCAGTGCAGTTTATAAGACA GAAGCGGCGTGGAGCTTTTAACAGCAAGCAACTTCTGTACTTGGAGAAATACCGCCCCAAGATGCGTCTGCGTTTTAAAGACTCCAATGGTCACCGAAATAATTGTTGTATTCAGTAA
- the PTP4A1 gene encoding protein tyrosine phosphatase type IVA 1 isoform X2: MARMNRPAPVEITYKNMRFLITHNPTNATLNKFIEELKKYGVTTVVRVCEATYDTAPVEKEGIQVLIVDDWLNLLKVKFREEPGCCIAVHCVAGLGRAPVLVALALIECGMKYEDAVQFIRQKRRGAFNSKQLLYLEKYRPKMRLRFKDSNGHRNNCCIQ, from the exons ATGGCCCGAATGAACCGCCCAGCTCCTGTGGAAATCACCTACAAGAACATGAGATTCCTAATCACACACAACCCAACCAACGCAACCTTAAACAAATTTATAGAG GAACTTAAGAAATATGGCGTTACCACAGTGGTAAGAGTGTGTGAAGCTACTTATGACACTGCTCCGGTGGAAAAAGAAGGCATTCAGGTTTTG ATTGTTGATGATTGGCTAAACCTCCTTAAAGTTAAATTCCGTGAAGAACCTGGTTGTTGTATTGCTGTACATTGTGTTGCTGGTCTTGGAAG AGCTCCAGTCTTAGTTGCTCTTGCACTGATAGAATGTGGAATGAAGTATGAAGATGCAGTGCAGTTTATAAGACA GAAGCGGCGTGGAGCTTTTAACAGCAAGCAACTTCTGTACTTGGAGAAATACCGCCCCAAGATGCGTCTGCGTTTTAAAGACTCCAATGGTCACCGAAATAATTGTTGTATTCAGTAA
- the PTP4A1 gene encoding protein tyrosine phosphatase type IVA 1 isoform X1 — protein sequence MARMNRPAPVEITYKNMRFLITHNPTNATLNKFIEELKKYGVTTVVRVCEATYDTAPVEKEGIQVLDWPFDDGAPPSNQIVDDWLNLLKVKFREEPGCCIAVHCVAGLGRAPVLVALALIECGMKYEDAVQFIRQKRRGAFNSKQLLYLEKYRPKMRLRFKDSNGHRNNCCIQ from the exons ATGGCCCGAATGAACCGCCCAGCTCCTGTGGAAATCACCTACAAGAACATGAGATTCCTAATCACACACAACCCAACCAACGCAACCTTAAACAAATTTATAGAG GAACTTAAGAAATATGGCGTTACCACAGTGGTAAGAGTGTGTGAAGCTACTTATGACACTGCTCCGGTGGAAAAAGAAGGCATTCAGGTTTTG GATTGGCCCTTTGATGACGGTGCTCCACCATCCAACCAGATTGTTGATGATTGGCTAAACCTCCTTAAAGTTAAATTCCGTGAAGAACCTGGTTGTTGTATTGCTGTACATTGTGTTGCTGGTCTTGGAAG AGCTCCAGTCTTAGTTGCTCTTGCACTGATAGAATGTGGAATGAAGTATGAAGATGCAGTGCAGTTTATAAGACA GAAGCGGCGTGGAGCTTTTAACAGCAAGCAACTTCTGTACTTGGAGAAATACCGCCCCAAGATGCGTCTGCGTTTTAAAGACTCCAATGGTCACCGAAATAATTGTTGTATTCAGTAA
- the PTP4A1 gene encoding protein tyrosine phosphatase type IVA 1 isoform X4 produces MARMNRPAPVEITYKNMRFLITHNPTNATLNKFIEELKKYGVTTVVRVCEATYDTAPVEKEGIQVLDWPFDDGAPPSNQIVDDWLNLLKVKFREEPGCCIAVHCVAGLGRKRRGAFNSKQLLYLEKYRPKMRLRFKDSNGHRNNCCIQ; encoded by the exons ATGGCCCGAATGAACCGCCCAGCTCCTGTGGAAATCACCTACAAGAACATGAGATTCCTAATCACACACAACCCAACCAACGCAACCTTAAACAAATTTATAGAG GAACTTAAGAAATATGGCGTTACCACAGTGGTAAGAGTGTGTGAAGCTACTTATGACACTGCTCCGGTGGAAAAAGAAGGCATTCAGGTTTTG GATTGGCCCTTTGATGACGGTGCTCCACCATCCAACCAGATTGTTGATGATTGGCTAAACCTCCTTAAAGTTAAATTCCGTGAAGAACCTGGTTGTTGTATTGCTGTACATTGTGTTGCTGGTCTTGGAAG GAAGCGGCGTGGAGCTTTTAACAGCAAGCAACTTCTGTACTTGGAGAAATACCGCCCCAAGATGCGTCTGCGTTTTAAAGACTCCAATGGTCACCGAAATAATTGTTGTATTCAGTAA
- the PTP4A1 gene encoding protein tyrosine phosphatase type IVA 1 isoform X6, with protein sequence MARMNRPAPVEELKKYGVTTVVRVCEATYDTAPVEKEGIQVLDWPFDDGAPPSNQIVDDWLNLLKVKFREEPGCCIAVHCVAGLGRKRRGAFNSKQLLYLEKYRPKMRLRFKDSNGHRNNCCIQ encoded by the exons ATGGCCCGAATGAACCGCCCAGCTCCTGTGG AGGAACTTAAGAAATATGGCGTTACCACAGTGGTAAGAGTGTGTGAAGCTACTTATGACACTGCTCCGGTGGAAAAAGAAGGCATTCAGGTTTTG GATTGGCCCTTTGATGACGGTGCTCCACCATCCAACCAGATTGTTGATGATTGGCTAAACCTCCTTAAAGTTAAATTCCGTGAAGAACCTGGTTGTTGTATTGCTGTACATTGTGTTGCTGGTCTTGGAAG GAAGCGGCGTGGAGCTTTTAACAGCAAGCAACTTCTGTACTTGGAGAAATACCGCCCCAAGATGCGTCTGCGTTTTAAAGACTCCAATGGTCACCGAAATAATTGTTGTATTCAGTAA
- the LOC142593264 gene encoding uncharacterized protein LOC142593264 — protein sequence MIRLQSSMSNHIPQFCGVLGHTFMEFLKGSGDYCQAQHDLYADK from the exons ATGATCAGGCTACAGTCTTCAATGAGTAACCATATTCCT CAGTTCTGTGGTGTTCTTGGTCACACATTTATGGAGTTTCTGAAGGGCAGTGGAGACTACTGCCAGGCACAGCACGACCTCTATGCAGACAAGTGA